The following are encoded together in the Pectinophora gossypiella chromosome 14, ilPecGoss1.1, whole genome shotgun sequence genome:
- the LOC126372339 gene encoding equilibrative nucleoside transporter 4: MNETLGRGYARIEAIRAARGELANMADPAAPPPDRYNSVYLTLFVAGAAFLLPFNSFIMAVDYFQHHYPNTTIMFDMSTVYIASACVAVVTNNLLLDLFTYNTRITFGILVSLATMLFVAVCNIGWDGFSTRVSYTINLVAIGVVAFGCTVQQASYYGFTGCLPPRYTQAVMAGESAAGFWVSLDRIVTKYGFRQPRRSTFMFFVFSILILLGHSMLHHVMMRHPLVQHYLRLTNESRHRRRIQLHLNPNEDATLMESEAGEPSYGVLKIQSPASTVGQGEADTSAFSFANPVYSPTATGAPAPLASPPPSASEPTASPSALRTPRPSYKVEDVVFESPERPTSWRAFKRGVLARWAVARAIYPYMVSIGLVYFTTLSLYPGIASEVPSCRLGSWMPIILMSAFNFFDFIGKIAAAWPYEWSRSQLLMASGLRLLLVPLLLLCAAPRHSPHIVGDVYPIMFSVVLGFTNGLFGSVPMIMAPSRVGREHREIAGNMMTLSYNGGLLSGSLVSYLLLSMLGEPAGAPCRLYPTPPLPTLPPVTTVATNLTSLLH, encoded by the exons ATGAACGAGACGTTAGGTCGCGGGTATGCCCGCATTGAAGCGATCCGCGCGGCTAGGGGAGAGCTGGCTAACATGGCAGACCCTGCCGCTCCTCCACCTGACAGGTACAACTCTGTCTATCTCACGCTGTTCGTCGCAGGCGCAGCTTTCCTACTACCATTTAATAG TTTCATCATGGCGGTGGATTACTTTCAGCATCACTATCCGAACACGACGATCATGTTCGATATGTCTACGGTGTACATCGCCTCGGCCTGCGTCGCCGTCGTTACCAACAACTTGTTGTTAGACTTGTTTACTTACAACACTAGGATCACTTTTG GTATTTTAGTCTCGCTAGCTACGATGTTGTTTGTAGCCGTCTGCAACATAGGCTGGGACGGGTTTTCTACGAGGGTCTCGTACACCATCAACCTGGTGGCTATTGGAGTGGTGGCGTTTGGTTGCACTGTGCAACAGGCCTCGTACTACGGATTCACTGGCTGCCTACCTCCGCGGTATACCCAGGCCGTGATGGCTGGAGAAA GCGCGGCTGGTTTCTGGGTGTCACTCGACCGAATCGTAACCAAATATGGGTTTCGGCAACCTCGACGAAGCACGTTTATGTTCTTCGTGTTCTCCATCCTCATCCTCCTGGGCCACTCCATGCTACATCATGTGATGATGCGCCACCCACTGGTACAACACTACTTACGGCTCACCAACGAATCGAGACATCGACGACGTATCCAACTACACTTGAATCCTAATGAAGATGCCACTTTG ATGGAAAGCGAAGCAGGTGAACCAAGTTACGgtgtattaaaaatacaaagccCAGCTTCTACTGTAGGTCAAG GTGAAGCAGATACAAGCGCCTTCAGTTTCGCCAACCCCGTATACTCGCCCACTGCGAcgggtgcgcccgcgccgctcgcgTCGCCGCCGCCCAGCGCCTCTGAACCCACAGCGTCCCCCTCTGCACTCCGCACTCCTCGCCCCTCTTACAAAGTTGAAGATGTTGTCTTCGAATCCCCAGAAAGGCCTACCTCGTGGAGAGCTTTCAAAC GTGGCGTATTAGCTCGTTGGGCAGTAGCTCGAGCCATCTACCCGTACATGGTGTCGATAGGCCTGGTGTACTTCACCACCCTAAGCCTGTACCCTGGCATAGCGTCCGAGGTGCCTTCATGCAGACTCGGCTCCTGGATGCCTATCATCCTCATGTCCGCATTCAACTTCTTTGATTTCATTGGCAAG ATAGCAGCGGCGTGGCCGTATGAGTGGAGTCGTAGTCAGTTGTTGATGGCGAGTGGACTGCGGCTGCTGCTAGTGCCCCTACTCCTGTTATGTGCTGCTCCTCGACACTCGCCACATATCGTCGGTGAC GTGTACCCCATAATGTTTTCTGTCGTCCTGGGTTTCACCAACGGTCTGTTTGGGTCAGTGCCAATGATAATGGCGCCATCACGCGTCGGCCGCGAGCATCGAGAGATAGCAG GTAATATGATGACTTTATCATACAACGGTGGTTTACTGTCCGGGTCCCTGGTATCTTACTTATTGTTAAGCATGTTAGGCGAGCCCGCGGGAGCGCCGTGTCGCTTATACCCGACTCCACCACTCCCCACACTACCGCCAGTGACAACCGTTGCTACGAACCTCACTTCTCTACTGCATTAG
- the LOC126372333 gene encoding ATPase family AAA domain-containing protein 5 — MSTLIAPTIFEEDLKVKKGIIISDKHNNNTRHVLKCKHSFKPKCDKALKRKLRKYKLRKNGEEDPEVIDVSHIFLSCLKIKSPSKSTKSSESVYNIEELRPRNYLFKMGRRKQKIKSDSSEPVVENCKVNEKDQISVTPEGQEKKQTNAFKLLMDSRNKSIGSNSPGKEKICDPSEQQDIIEKKNIKVKRNLALQKMAEAKGALKKKELEEYQEKCINRKMEKRAERLKSMIASKKPNESKNEKEVNIDSTKQVTEVVEILNHDSKSNNSKKSKSKSLQLVDIFQDVIKSRNISPDKKVIPKEDDEFLKKLSPSIKKKENMLCYFRKLEKKSDTSLDVDDGGENTSEVIKVKISVKSQKRMKKKKLSLSKEPANEILKDHNVLDTINNEVEIESHVPNGLANENSSSERKKRKRKENLAEIEIDKSETVASKNPVKTEETRPKRNIKRPVKYVDDVQLSSSDDELHIFTPKKRKHCENKSKHKEISNEIIVSDEDSETISKPRKPSKNLEQEEKTQKKATKLAPIFVCKPQLNPEQIEAKQKFLYSGVPDQIKKVIAQQKNLHIETSNDFPTVVHVQQKVKPTILTSVASLPDLPENNYDEVIFAEDDASLFTKLIVPSQTDICINTTLPFKVNTTGLLQNIKERYPKFPVYRTFRLLKSKSKGEFKECTIPELDNSIEVINGVTDISNENPDYLNWTDKFKATSSKHLIGNFESIKEIKKWLQSWTENETKRKNTLASSDSSDFYDSDSNSKDNIRSLNNLLLLTGPVGCGKTSAVYAVATELAIKVIEVNASSKRTGKVMLQDLQEATQSHKVNRAGIDNSQKLQDVTETITTKVNKRGRPKKAGSLQISSSKEESLSQQTSSQESTRTGMSLILVDDADIVFEQDDGFSSAIAQLTQTSKRPVILVTRTLAYPHLQKFVQCGKIINMHPLSPRMLGTWLDIMCVVDTGTCWTGLGAKVLDYFKGDIRKSINFLQFYVTSFAQDCLQPDEATSQNSEFKSSLDDENSNISWADSDENQNSGELSNEAWRCFFGKQMNLRHLRYPLDLLNAWWSVPTLLNETFNGQRQRAANTDELKRTSELESIVSVIDAFSFSDYYSSKNPNTHCNITSEPWYTSESDSMSENENLENYSKHHEVTNDIIQDIITGYIDKAQTSLQCERNAILDFPDMAAQREKDRIVSRHDYLTTILNPSAILDRRGLALDYWSACRSICRTEKMKVDIVSKRHNRFCHYLKSMNSMGRNDAFDSLADSLNFRGKDE; from the exons ATGTCAACTTTGATAGCACCAACTATTTTTGAAGAagacttaaaagtaaaaaaaggtaTCATAATCTCAGATAAACACAACAATAATACTCGACATGTATTGAAGTGTAAACACAGCTTCAAACCCAAGTGTGATAAAGCACTTAAAAGGAAGTTACGTAAATATAAATTGAGGAAAAATGGAGAGGAAGACCCAGAAGTAATAGATGTGTCCCACATTTTCCTATcttgtctaaaaataaaatcacccagtaaatctacaaaaagttcAGAAAGTGTTTATAACATTGAAGAATTAAGGCCAAgaaattacctatttaaaatgGGTAGAAGAAAGCAAAAGATCAAATCTGATAGTTCAGAACCCGTAGTAGAAAATTGTAAAGTTAATGAGAAGGATCAGATCTCTGTGACACCTGAAGGACAAGAAAAAAAGCAAACAAATGCTTTTAAGTTACTGATGGATTCTAGAAATAAAAGCATTGGAAGCAATTCTCCAGGTAAGGAGAAAATTTGTGATCCATCTGAACAGCAGGATATCatagaaaagaaaaacatcAAGGTAAAAAGAAATTTAGCATTACAAAAAATGGCAGAAGCAAAAGGTGCTCTGAAAAAGAAGGAATTAGAAGAATACCAAGAAAAGTGTATTAATAGAAAAATGGAAAAGAGAGCAGAGAGACTAAAAAGCATGATTGCAAGCAAAAAACCAAATGAGAGTAAGAATGAAAAGGAAGTAAACATAGATAGTACTAAACAAGTAACAGAAGTAGTGGAAATCTTAAATCACGACTCAAAATCAAATAACAGCAAGAAAAGTAAGTCAAAGTCTTTACAGTTAGTGGACATTTTCCAAGATGTCATCAAATCTAGAAATATTAGCCCAGATAAAAAGGTTATACCTAAAGAAGACGATGAATTTCTAAAAAAATTGTCTCCATCTAtcaagaagaaagaaaatatgcTTTGCTATTTTAGGAAACTTGAAAAAAAGTCAGACACTTCTTTAGATGTAGATGATGGTGGAGAGAATACTAGTGAAGTTATAAAAGTGAAAATAAGTGTTAAAAGCCAGAAaagaatgaaaaagaaaaagttaagtTTAAGTAAAGAGCCTGCAAATGAGATTCTGAAAGATCACAATGTATTAGATACTATTAACAATGAAGTGGAAATTGAGAGTCACGTCCCTAATGGTCTTGCTAATGAAAATAGTAGCAGTGAGAGGAAAAAACGTAAACGCAAAGAGAATTTAgcagaaatagaaatagataaATCTGAAACTGTAGCATCTAAAAACCCAGTAAAAACAGAAGAAACAAGACCAAAAAGGAATATAAAGAGACCAGTTAAATATGTAGATGATGTGCAACTATCTAGTTCAGATGATGAGCTGCACATTTTCACaccgaaaaaaagaaaacattgtgaAAATAAATCTAAACATAAGGAAATATCCAATGAAATTATTGTGTCTGATGAAGATTCTGAGACCATTTCTAAACCTAGGAAACCGTCAAAAAATTTAGAGCAAGAAGAGAAAACACAAAAGAAGGCAACTAAATTAGCACCTATATTTGTTTGCAAACCACAGCTCAATCCAGAACAAATTGAAGCTAAACAGAAATTTCTTTACAGTGGAGTTCCagatcaaataaaaaaagtcaTCGCTCAACAGAAAAATTTGCATATAGAGACAAGCAATGATTTTCCAACAGTGGTACATGTTCAGCAAAAAGTTAAACCTACAATTCTTACGTCAGTTGCATCACTGCCTGATTTACCCGAAAATAACTATGATGAAGTTATATTTGCCGAAGATGATGCCAGTTTATTCACAAAATTGATTGTTCCTTCTCAAACAGACATTTGTATCAATACTACTCTGCCTTTCAAAGTTAACACAACTGGACTTTTGCAAAATATAAAAGAGCGATATCCCAAGTTTCCAGTGTACCGCACTTTCCGTTTATTAAAAAGCAAAAGTAAAGGCGAATTTAAAGAATGTACCATACCAGAGCTGGATAACAGCATAGAAGTAATAAATGGAGTTACAGATATTTCAAATGAGAACCCAGATTACTTAAACTGGACAGACAAGTTTAAAGCAACATCTAGTAAACATTTAATTGGGAATTTTGAAAGTATAAAGGAGATCAAAAAATGGTTGCAATCATGGACTGAAAATGAAACTAAGCGTAAGAATACACTTGCAAGCTCAGATTCCTCTGATTTTTATGATTCTGATTCAAATAGTAAAGACAACATTAGGTCATTAAACAATTTACTTTTGTTAACTGGTCCAGTAGGTTGTGGAAAAACAAGTGCTGTTTATGCGGTAGCTACAGAATTAGCTATAAAAGTAATAGAGGTGAATGCCAGCAGCAAGAGAACTGGCAAAGTGATGTTACAGGATCTACAAGAAGCAACACAATCACATAAGGTTAACAGAGCAGGAATAGATAATTCGCAAAAGTTACAGGATGTCACTGAGACAATAACTACAAAAGTTAACAAAAGGGGACGGCCAAAGAAAGCAGGGTCATTGCAGATATCAAGTAGTAAAGAGGAATCACTGAGTCAACAAACTTCTAGCCAAGAGAGCACTAGAACTGGGATGTCTTTAATATTGGTTGATGATGCTGATATAGTGTTTGAGCAAGATGATGGTTTCTCTTCAGCCATTGCTCAATTGACACAAACATCGAAACGACCCGTAATTTTAGTTACGAGAACGTTGGCTTATCCGCATTTGCAAAAATTTGTACAATGTGGAAAAATCATAAACATGCACCCCTTGTCGCCAAGAATGCTAGGAACTTGGTTAGACATCATGTGTGTAGTCGACACTGGTACATGCTGGACAGGATTAGGAGCTAAGgttttagattattttaaagGCGATATAAGGAAGTCTATAAATTTCTTGCAGTTTTACGTAACTTCTTTTGCACAAGACTGCCTTCAACCAGATGAGGCTACTTCTCAAAATAGCGAATTTAAATCGAGTCTTGATGATGAGAACTCAAACATATCATGGGCAGATAGTGACGAAAATCAAAACTCTGGCGAACTTTCTAACGAGGCGTGGAGATGCTTTTTTGGTAAACAAATGAATTTGCGACATCTTAGATATCCTTTGGATTTACTGAATGCGTGGTGGAGTGTACCTACCCTATTGAATGAGACATTTAATGGTCAACGTCAGCGTGCCGCTAATACTGATGAATTGAAGAGGACATCAGAATTAGAATCAATTGTTAGTGTAATAGACGCATTTTCATTTTCGGACTATTATAGCAGCAAAAATCCAAATACACATTGTAACATTACTTCTGAACCATGGTACACTTCGGAAAGCGATAGCATGTCTGAAAACGAGAACTTGGAGAATTATAGCAAACACCATGAAGTTACTAATGATATCATTCAAGATATCATAACAGGGTATATTGATAAGGCACAGACATCCCTGCAGTGTGAAAGAAACGCAATATTGGATTTTCCTGACATGGCAGCCCAAAG GGAAAAGGATCGGATAGTCTCGCGGCATGACTATTTGACGACAATTCTAAACCCATCTGCAATTTTAGACAGAAGAGGATTAGCACTCGACTATTGGTCAGCGTGTCGATCAATTTGCAGAACAGAGAAGATGAAAGTAGACATAGTTTCGAAAAGACACAACAGATTCTGCCACTACCTCAAATCCATGAATTCAATGGGTAGAAATGATGCATTCGACAGTCTTGCTGATAGTTTAAACTTTAGAGGTAAGGATGAatag